Proteins encoded by one window of Juglans regia cultivar Chandler chromosome 15, Walnut 2.0, whole genome shotgun sequence:
- the LOC109010680 gene encoding putative disease resistance protein RGA1, whose protein sequence is MGGIGKTTLAQLVYNDKQVKNFFDLKAWACVSEDFDVAIVTKTILQSITSSENCDGKDLDWLQVKLKEQLYGKRFLVILDDVWNEKYNDWILLRTPFEAGAPGSSIIVTTRNRGVSSLMGTIKVEPFQLEVLPTDACLSIFSQHALDAKDFSAHPDLKDIGEEIVRKCKGLPLAVKTVGGLLRSTQDRNEWDKVLKSKIWDIPEERSGIAPALMLSYHNLPSHLKRCFAYCSILPKDYEFREKEVVLLWMAEGLIHPRQDEEEMEDLGSEYFRNLLSRSFFQQSSRYDKTRFFMHDLINDLAQSVAGETCFRMEDRVGGSWHENLPIKARHSSYLGSQYDVAKKFGVFSKLISLRTFLPLMLPYLGCCYLARHVQCELVPTIRCLRVLSFNGYRITELSDSISDLKHLRYLNLSHTQISSLPESIATLYNLQTLLLEMCLHLKKLPSMLCNLVNLRHLNIVGANRLEGMPMQIGKLTCLQTLTNLIVGKDNCSGVKELGRLKHLKGELNISRLESVIEPKDTKDAELTKKIKISALSLEWSSDIDELKDRTSELEVLNGLQPHGTLTELGIIDYGGTEFPIWLKPAPSFPHMVSLKIRNCRKCTLLPPLGQLPSLKTLSISGMDSVKSVGSEFCGNNCFGQCFRSLKYLSFENMKEWDNWSPCEEFPNLQSLSLRNCPKLLGKLPNNLPLLKNASIDYCAQLEVSLSCFPDKCRLNTERSNGVVCGSKVRFKLIDLSRSLSPISDEGLDMEELAELEWLSINNYEEVTNLWSDNMGSLPHLLFLSSLHICHCPKQISLVAEEVDQERLQLRITGIVIEDCMALESLPNALMYNNTCLQFICIIKCDSLTHFARSHMPPTLKKLDIRDCKSMRNLVDDDDNDTNNNSNCNSGITSLLEELDVSNCPSLESLTSSGELPTTLLRLNIRECPKLESVAKSFRHNSFLETITISNCENLQLLNGGELLLPSNLRGLDISGCEKMQGLQNGIYNLTSLRDLKIQNCPSILSFPKEGFPTNLTILSISHLKITQAMFDWGLDNLTSLNELQIGGCQHLVSFPKLTSLKTLWIFDCKNLTCFPEDGLPLSLVVLRISNCQKLRSFPKNGLPPSLVELCISNCQKLKSFPKNGLPPSLQQLAIDECPLLEEHCKKDQRGEWSKIADIPYVGINGKYIFGTDTMELIQR, encoded by the coding sequence ATGGGGGGTATCGGAAAGACAACCCTCGCCCAGCTCGTTTACAATGATAAACAAGTGAAAAACTTTTTCGATCTGAAAGCATGGGCTTGTGtttctgaagattttgatgttgctatagttacaaaaacaattttaCAATCTATCACGAGTTCAGAAAATTGTGATGGCAAGGATTTAGACTGGTTACAAGTCAAACTTAAGGAGCAACTATATGGCAAGAGGTTTCTAGTAATTCTTGATGATGTTTGGAACGAGAAATACAATGATTGGATTCTCCTACGTACTCCGTTTGAAGCAGGGGCTCCTGGAAGTAGTATCATCGTCACAACTCGTAATCGGGGAGTATCATCACTGATGGGAACCATTAAAGTTGAACCTTTTCAGTTGGAGGTGTTGCCAACTGATGCTTGTTTGTCCATATTTTCCCAACATGCATTGGATGCAAAAGACTTTAGTGCACATCCAGACCTTAAAGATATTGGGGAGGAAATTGTTAGAAAATGTAAAGGCTTGCCTTTGGCTGTAAAAACTGTTGGAGGCCTCTTACGCAGTACACAAGACCGCAATGAGTGGGATAAAGTTTTGAAGAGTAAGATATGGGATATACCAGAAGAGAGAAGTGGAATTGCTCCCGCTCTTATGTTAAGCTATCACAATCTGCCTTCACATTTAAAGAGATGTTTTGCTTATTGTTCTATACTTCCAAAAGATTATGAATTTAGGGAGAAGGAGGTGGTTCTATTATGGATGGCAGAAGGTTTGATTCATCCACGACAAGATGAAGAGGAAATGGAAGATTTGGGTAGCGAGTATTTTCGCAATCTCTTGTCAAGGTCATTTTTCCAACAATCATCACGCTATGATAAAACACGATTTTTTATGCATGACCTTATCAATGATTTGGCTCAATCGGTTGCAGGCGAGACATGCTTTAGAATGGAAGATAGGGTTGGGGGTAGTTGGCATGAGAATCTCCCTATAAAGGCACGCCACTCATCTTACTTGGGTAGCCAATATGATGTTGCTAAAAAGTTTGGGGTTTTTTCTAAACTCATTAGTTTACGTACATTCTTACCTCTCATGCTACCATATTTAGGTTGTTGCTATTTGGCTCGTCATGTTCAATGTGAATTGGTTCCAACAATACGATGTTTAAGGGTGCTTTCTTTCAATGGGTACCGTATAACTGAACTATCGGATTCTATCAGTGATTTAAAGCATCTACGGTACCTTAACCTTTCCCATACTCAAATTAGTAGCCTGCCTGAATCAATAGCTACTCTCTACAACTTGCAAACATTGTTGTTGGAGATGTGCCTTCATCTAAAGAAATTACCTTCAATGTTATGCAACTTGGTCAACCTGCGGCACCTCAATATTGTAGGTGCAAATCGTTTGGAAGGAATGCCTATGCAAATAGGTAAATTAACTTGTCTCCAAACACTGACTAATCTAATTGTGGGAAAAGACAATTGCTCAGGGGTAAAGGAGCTTGGGCGTTTGAAGCATCTTAAAGGGGAACTCAACATTTCAAGATTGGAGAGTGTGATTGAACCAAAGGATACAAAGGATGCTGAATTAACTAAAAAGATCAAAATTAGTGCGTTGTCGTTGGAATGGAGTAGTGACATTGATGAGTTGAAAGACAGGACAAGTGAACTAGAGGTACTAAATGGGCTACAGCCTCATGGCACTTTGACGGAGCTGGGTATAATTGACTATGGTGGTACAGAATTTCCTATTTGGTTAAAACCAGCCCCTTCATTTCCTCATATGGTCTccttgaaaataagaaattgtcGCAAATGCACATTACTACCTCCATTGGGGCAATTGCCATCACTCAAAACTCTTTCGATATCTGGCATGGATAGCGTGAAGAGTGTTGGTTCTGAATTTTGCGGCAATAATTGTTTTGGACAATGTTTTAGATCCTTAAAGTATTTGAGTTTCGAGAACATGAAGGAGTGGGACAATTGGAGTCCTTGTGAAGAATTCCCAAATCTGCAGTCGCTTTCCCTTCGTAATTGTCCAAAGCTATTAGGGAAGTTACCAAACAACCTTCCTTTACTAAAGAATGCTTCTATAGATTATTGTGCGCAGTTGGAGGTTTCACTTTCTTGCTTTCCAGATAAATGCAGACTTAATACTGAGAGATCCAATGGGGTGGTGTGTGGAAGCAAGGTTAGATTCAAATTAATAGACTTATCCAGATCACTTTCACCAATTTCAGATGAAGGGCTTGATATGGAAGAGCTGGCAGAGTTGGAATGGTTATCTATTAACAACTATGAGGAGGTGACGAATTTGTGGTCAGACAACATGGGATCACTGCCACATCTCCTATTTCTGAGTTCTCTCCACATTTGTCATTGTCCCAAACAAATCTCTTTGGTGGCGGAAGAAGTTGATCAAGAGCGTCTCCAACTTAGAATCACAGGTATTGTTATCGAAGATTGCATGGCCTTGGAATCATTACCCAATGCATTGATGTACAACAACACGTGTCTTCAGTTTATTTGTATCATTAAATGTGATTCGCTAACGCATTTTGCAAGAAGCCATATGCCTCCAACTTTAAAGAAGCTAGATATAAGAGACTGCAAGAGTATGAGGAATTTggtggatgatgatgataatgatacaAACAACAACAGTAATTGCAATAGTGGCATCACATCTCTTCTTGAGGAATTGGACGTTAGCAATTGTCCATCCCTTGAATCCTTAACATCAAGTGGAGAATTACCTACCACACTTCTACGCCTCAATATTCGCGAATGTCCGAAGCTGGAGTCAGTAGCAAAGAGTTTTCGTCACAATTCGTTTCTAGAGACCATCACCATCTCCAATTGTGAAAATCTTCAATTGTTGAATGGTGGTGAGTTGCTCCTCCCTTCCAACCTAAGAGGGCTTGATATATCTGGCTGTGAGAAAATGCAGGGACTACAAAATGGCATATACAACCTCACCTCTCTTCGAGATCTGAAAATACAGAATTGTCCGAGCATTTTATCATTTCCCAAAGAAGGTTTTCCCACAAACCTAACAATTCTTAGCATCTCTCATCTTAAAATCACTCAAGCCATGTTCGATTGGGGGCTGGACAATCTCACTTCTCTTAATGAACTTCAGATTGGTGGATGTCAGCATCTAGTGTCTTTTCCAAAACTCACATCTCTTAAAACATTGTGGATCTTTGACTGCAAGAACCTCACATGTTTTCCAGAGGATGGTCTGCCTCTCTCACTCGTAGTGCTTCGTATCTCTAATTGCCAAAAGTTGAGGTCCTTTCCAAAGAATGGCCTGCCTCCCTCACTTGTAGAGCTTTGTATCTCTAATTGCCAAAAGTTGAAGTCATTTCCAAAGAATGGCCTACCTCCCTCACTCCAGCAACTTGCAATTGATGAATGTCCACTGCTGGAAGAACACTGCAAGAAAGATCAGAGAGGAGAGTGGAGCAAGATAGCTGACATCCCTTATGTTGGAATTAATGGCAAATACATTTTTGGCACAGATACGATGGAATTAATCCAAAGATAA